CGTGCCGCGGTTCCGCCCGGTGAAGTTCCAGGCGCGGATGCTGGGCAAGGTGGTGACGACGTTGCAACTCGGAGCGTTGCTGGCGGTGCTGGTGGTGCCGGTGCTGGTGCGCCCGCTGGTCATCGCGGTGGGGCTGACGGCGCTCGCGGCGGTGGTGGACTACACGGCGGCGGTGTGGCGGGCGAGGGCGCGTCCCGGCCCGGGTGGACCCCACATCCCCACGCCCACCGGGGGCGGTGCGGTTTGAGGGGCCTACAGGTCCAGGGCCGGCTGACACCCCCATAGCGTGAAGTCCTCGGAGGCCGTGGCACACATCCAGCCCTTGCCGCAGGAGTCGACGTCCGTGTGGTCGCACGCGCGGAAGCAGGTGCTGGTGCCACCCCCTCCGTGCCCACAGACATATCCCTGGGGGCAACTGTCCGCGCGGAGCGGATCGCAGAGGCGGGCGCACCAGAATGCCCCGCGACCTCGCCACACCGCCTGGTTGCAGCGCTCGCCCTCGGAACACGGTGTTTCAGGACAGGTGCCGGAGATGCTCGTCAGGCACTGATACGTGCCGGTGTTGAGGCGCTTGCACTGCTGTCCCTGGGGACATCCGAGCTTCTGGCAATCTGGAACACAGCCCGGCCCGTCGAGGCTATCCGTGCACTCGTGGCCAGCAGGACAACTCCTGGGCTCGTCGAGCCGGCTCGGAGGTGCCGGTCGAGATGGCTCGACAGGCGGAGCCTGGAAAGCAGTGCGCGTCTTCCTCGCATTCGGAGGCCATGCACTCGAAGTGGCGCCTCTCCCGGTTGGGCACGCATCCCTGGCCCCGCGGGCAATCATTGTCGGTCCAGCAGCTTCCGCACTTCAGGGTTCCTCCATCCCGGGAGCAGCGCAAGGCATTGGCGGGAAGTCCATCCCGCGCGATCTCCTCGTGGCCCAGTGGAAGCAGGTTCATGGTGGCTTCGGTGGATGTCGATGTGGCGGCCACCTCGAAGCTGGCGGGAATCGTCTCTCCTCGTGCACCGGCTGGTGGCGTGACCGAAACCAGGCTTCGTGACGAGGCCGCATCAGCGGCCTTGCCAGAGGGATGATCGACGGGTGAGACGTTCGGGCTCCTGGTGGACGCCGTCGCTTCGCTGGCGGGATGCTCGTGGGTTGTGCTGACTGATGGCATGACCCTGGAGACCAGCCAGAGCGCCAACCCGAGACCTCCCAATGCGATGAGCACGACCCCGCTGGGATGTGGCTTACCAGGACGCATTCATCAGGCGCGCACCTGGGCGACGAACCGCGCCAGCTTCTCCTCGTCCAGATTGCCCCCGGTCCGCACGCTGCTGCACAGGTCGAGCCCGAACGGTCCCACCTGGCGGATGGCTTCTCCCACGTTCTCCGGACGCAATCCTCCCGCGAGGAACACGGGCACGCGCACCTGCTCGCGGATGCGCCGGCTGATGCTCCAGTCGTGGACTCGCCCGGTCCCGCCCAGCTCCTTCACCGCCAGCGACTGGTTGCCCGAATCGAGCAACAGCGCATCCACGTGCGGTGCCACGGAGCACGCCTCCTCCAGGGACTCCTCGCCGGTGACGTGGATGACCTGCACGAGCGACACGCCCGGCATCGCACCCCGTAGATCCGCGTAGCTCCCGGACGTGAGCCGGTCGCAGATCTGCACGGTGTTGGTCCGGCAGCGGCGCTGCTGCGCGATGATGTGCTCCACGTCCTGCCCGCACGTGAGCAGGAAGGTGGCGATGGGCGGCGGCACGGCCGCGGCGATCTCCGCGATGAGTGATTCGGAAATGACGCCGGGTCCGCTCGGCATCGAGGACACCAGCCCCAGCGCGGACGCCCCGGCTCGGATGGCCGCCCACGCCTCCTCGACGCTGGCGATACAGCAAATCTTGATTCTAGGGGTGTGGGTGGCTTGCATGCGACTCCTCGATGCACATCGGGGGGACCCGGGGGACGGGTACCCTCACCCCGACCCTCTCCCAGAGGGAGAGGGAGGGTTTGGGTTTGGTTTGGTTGGGGTTGGGTTGGGTTGGGTTGGGCTGGACTAGTTCTTGTCGAGGTACGTGCGGTAGGCCTCGAAACCGTAGGGCCGGCCCAGGAAGTCCTTCACCAGATCGGCCGCGGGCTTGGAGCCTCCCGGCTCGAGCACCGTCTTGCGGTACTTCATCGTCGTCGCCGGGTCCAGATAGCCGTGCTTCTGGAACTCCGTCTCCAGATCCTTGGCGATGACGAGCGACCACACGTAGGTGTAGTACGCCGCCGAGTAGCCCTCCAGGTGTCCGAAGGACAGTTGGAAGTACGTGCCGTCCCGGTACTCGTGCCGGAATGGGCTGTACTTCTCTTGCAGCTTCGCGAGCTCCGCCGTGGTGTCGAAGCCCGGCGCTCGTGAGAAGTAGTCCAGCGCCACCGCCGACAGGAACATCTGCCGCCGCGTCCACAGCCCCTTGCCGAACTCGTTCGAGGCTCGCAGCTTCTCCACCAGCGCCGCCGGAATCGCCTCTCCCGTCTCGTGGTGGCGGGCGAACTCCTGCAGCACCGCGGGGTTGGACGCCCACTGCTGCAGCAGCATGGAGGGCGTCTCCACGAAGTCCCACTCGGTGGAGATGCCGGTGATTCCCTTCCACTTCTGCCGGCCCGCGAAGACGTGGTGCAGCAGGTGGCCGAACTCGTGGAAGAACGTCTCCACCTCGTCCTGCGTCATCAGCTCGCCGTCGCGCGGGAAGTTGCACACCAGCGTGCCCTCCGGGTAGCGCTTTCCGGCCTGGCCCGCCACCACGTCGAACTGCGCCGCGTGCTTGTACTTGTCGTCGCGCGGGTGCATGTCCAGGTAGATGCGGCCCAGCAGCGCGCCGTTCTCGGTCACGTCGTAGGTCTCCACCTCCGGGTGCCACACCGTCGTGTCCTTCACCGGCACGAAGGTGATGCCCCACATGCGCGAGGTGATGTCCATCACCCCCTTCTTCACCCGGCCGTACTCGAAGTAGGGGCGCAGGGCCTGCGAGTCGAAGCCGAGCTGCTCCGCCTTGAGCCGGTCCTCGTAGTAGTCCTGGT
This is a stretch of genomic DNA from Archangium violaceum. It encodes these proteins:
- a CDS encoding phosphoribosylanthranilate isomerase, with amino-acid sequence MQATHTPRIKICCIASVEEAWAAIRAGASALGLVSSMPSGPGVISESLIAEIAAAVPPPIATFLLTCGQDVEHIIAQQRRCRTNTVQICDRLTSGSYADLRGAMPGVSLVQVIHVTGEESLEEACSVAPHVDALLLDSGNQSLAVKELGGTGRVHDWSISRRIREQVRVPVFLAGGLRPENVGEAIRQVGPFGLDLCSSVRTGGNLDEEKLARFVAQVRA
- a CDS encoding M3 family metallopeptidase, which codes for MQNPEPSSLPQAEARGSLAPPEGARAFSGTLETFNAACTADLEKARAQVAVLKTLKPATDGRAILEAYDEATAAIGNALSRSSLTREVHPQAAFRDAARECEQKADALNVEISQDRGVYDALSAVDLSKSDDATRYWMQRTLLDFRRAGVDRDDATRARVKALNEQILKLGQTFNQNIAEDVRKVELDSKELAGLPEDFIKAHAPGANGKVVITSNYPDYFPFMTYARDGKAREKVWRAYHQRAHPKNLDVLSQLIAKRHELATLLGYPTWAAFVTETKMTRTQQVAAEFIDKVAATAEQRAKQEYADLLARKKKDEPKATVLEPWDQDYYEDRLKAEQLGFDSQALRPYFEYGRVKKGVMDITSRMWGITFVPVKDTTVWHPEVETYDVTENGALLGRIYLDMHPRDDKYKHAAQFDVVAGQAGKRYPEGTLVCNFPRDGELMTQDEVETFFHEFGHLLHHVFAGRQKWKGITGISTEWDFVETPSMLLQQWASNPAVLQEFARHHETGEAIPAALVEKLRASNEFGKGLWTRRQMFLSAVALDYFSRAPGFDTTAELAKLQEKYSPFRHEYRDGTYFQLSFGHLEGYSAAYYTYVWSLVIAKDLETEFQKHGYLDPATTMKYRKTVLEPGGSKPAADLVKDFLGRPYGFEAYRTYLDKN